The following is a genomic window from Spirosoma foliorum.
AAGAAATGGTCAGTAATCATAAAAAAGCCGCCTTACCTAGATAAAGTAAGACGGCTTTAGTTGAGAGTTAATGCACGTTTGTTGCGGCTATGCCACCGCAAAGCCTGAGTAAGTCCGCATAGCCTCTGGCAAGAAGCCAATAACAATATCTGATGCCGGAATACCTCGTTCGATCAGGTCGTCTGTTACTAAAATATCCGTGTTATTGACCAGTAGCCAGACTTTACCCGTTGGTTTAATCTGAAAATGGAAAACAACTCTAAACTTGAAACTACCTTGATACCATTCTGTACGCATAACTTGAAAATGGCGATGAACAGGATCAATTACTAACTCATAATCAGTGTCTGAGCCATTGTTGCGGCTCTTAACAAATTCAGTAAGCCAATCTGCAATAATCAGCGAGTAGGTTTCGATCTTAGCATCCATGCTTCTATAGTTTTTGATTCGGCATTAATGACGATAGTATTGATACTAAATTTATTCAGAATTAGTTGAGTACCTTCTTCAATAAAAAACTCATTGTAAACATTTTTAGCCACTGCAAGATAAAGAACTCGTTCGGGTTCCTTTATCTCCATAAACGTATGGTAATTTAAATACTGTCCCAAAACTGTGTGGAATTCATAAGAGATAGAAGGGGAGACAAAACTTTTGACTTCAATCGCTATCTTATCCATACCTCTTTGGGCAGCAACTATCTGTTCGGCAGCCAAATCAATCGCATAATCTCTGCCCATAATTTTAACTGAGTATGGATCGTGCGTGATTGTCCACCCATCCTTTTCAAGTGCTTCCCGAACGATGGGGTGAAATATATCTCTTGCCATATCAGTGCGCCAGCAACCAGTTTTCGCCGGTGCCGATGCCGGTTTCCATTTTAACACCCATTGGGATGGCGTTGCGCATGATTTCATCGACACGTACACGAAGGATGTCAATTTCGTCGCGGTGGGCGTCGAATACTAATTCATCGTGCACGGTTAGGATCATTTTTGACTTCAAATTCTCCTGCTGCATGAACTCGTGAATCTGAATCATGGCAATCTTGAGCATATCGGCCGCACTACCCTGAATGGGCGCGTTTACGGCGTTACGTTCGGCAAACATCCGGTCGGTTTGGTTCCGCGAATTGATGTCGCGCAGATACCGGCGACGACCCAGAATGGTTTCGGCATAGCCAAAGCCTCGCGCTTTTTCGATGCATTGGTCGATATAGTCTTTCACCGCTGGAAAACCGGCAAAATATTCTTCGATGATCTGAGCCGCTTCTTTACGGGGAATCTTTAACCGCTGGCTCAACCCGAAGGCCGAAATGCCGTAGATAATGCCAAAATTGATGGTTTTGGCTTTCCGACGCATGTCGCTCGTGACTTCATCAAGGTCG
Proteins encoded in this region:
- a CDS encoding element excision factor XisI family protein, which produces MDAKIETYSLIIADWLTEFVKSRNNGSDTDYELVIDPVHRHFQVMRTEWYQGSFKFRVVFHFQIKPTGKVWLLVNNTDILVTDDLIERGIPASDIVIGFLPEAMRTYSGFAVA
- a CDS encoding XisH family protein, translated to MARDIFHPIVREALEKDGWTITHDPYSVKIMGRDYAIDLAAEQIVAAQRGMDKIAIEVKSFVSPSISYEFHTVLGQYLNYHTFMEIKEPERVLYLAVAKNVYNEFFIEEGTQLILNKFSINTIVINAESKTIEAWMLRSKPTR